The genomic interval ccccggggtcaatggactaagaaacggggctcgttagggatgggctcctaagtgcccctaggttgatggactaagaaacgggcctagtatgtatgccttgtagggttcaagacttgctaccttggacctacataggacgcgcgcatttatgtatgtggtacaagccggggccccaatcatgttgagattatgtttaagtatgtattgtataagttttcaaaagacatgttgcatatgttgcaagatatatgttaggagtttaccatgcttataccttatgattatgccataatagttattgatgatgttatgctatgataggatatgtttgatgatcatgttatgttatgccatgatactttatgttatgttacgatatgccatgatatactcttgacatgatacatttgtctttatggcttatgacttgtgattttaatatgctttacggtttttgtgagtaggaaaggaacttactgagccatgagtgcgcacagcttactttcttgtaccacagataaaggcaaggaatggatgtactaggggagcagcaggaggggctagaaggatgtgtgcggtagtggactggctaaaaagaaaagacctgcttttgtttaataagaaatttgccatgttgatgtttttatcttatgactccatgaccttaagtatgtgttgggtattaagactcaaaaattatgataggtatgctatgtggttcttttatgtctatggtgatttttaagtaagaaattttttttaaattctctaagtaagtcttccgctgtgttaagtaagtatgtgtcgcaagtaacccccgtcgccttagcaggaagGGACGGGGCATTACACTTGGGAACTagaaatttaaagaattagaaccttttgttcttttaatgTTTATGCACTTTTAGTATGTTTAAGAATGTtgaattgtgaaaccatgcttatgccatgcctaggacactagctagctcattgatgagtagtaaatcatgcataatgttagtgaagactaattacaatgttctctaggcattttaggtttattatattgagttgtgtatgatcgggctctgaaatcagagttctgcagcgaaatcagaaacttcaatcgattggagggacctcaatcgatcggttgatcgattgagagctgatttctgcgaacagtaagctctggaatcgatcactggatcgaccggggaattagcctcgcgaacagagagcttctgaaatgatcgctggatcgattggtaagtctggatcgatcagtcgatcgatccaaaataTTACCCCGCGCAtagtagcgcgctgaatcgatcaatggatcgattagtcaggacggatcgatcagccaatcgatccagaatcttgtccgtacacagtagcacgctgaatcgatcaaatggctccaatcgatcagctaatcaattGGAGTGTAGGATTTCAGCTGGGAGGGTCTCAATTTAGTCTTTTGAGCAAATAGAAAGtatgggttccttccctagtgtatgtatgtcaatggaaaggtctttgaacctaatcttacaggctgtaatagtcactagcagagtaagattttattCAGCTCagatttccgcaccttatagtttagcacagcataatgtgacgatccggcCTTACAACTTAGCCAGTAGGAGGCGagccgttacagagtggtatcagagcaaaagttccatacttcctcacacacacatcaacattgaacctgcagcttccaagtaagaacatctctcacttcatttatgttttgtttgttttcatgttcctagataactaaagcatgcttatatatgtatgatagtacctaacatgataacaatagttatgcaatatgattctgttagttatgtatgtcctctgtgtctttagaaaatggtacgaggacgcccatctagaaagacaccagctacggagccactacaagaaaaacgtcattcaacaacactcaaacgacaacggttttataccaaaccgttgtctttttgccttttaacaacggttttagcaaaaactgttgtcttttagtaatttttttggcctatgacaacggtttttaaaaaccgttgtctatttatgtttttttggggatacaacaacggtttttaaagggtacgacaacagttttttaaaactgttgtctatgtgcgcttttttgggattacgacaacggtttttaaaaaccgttgtctattaagtgttgttaaatgcaattgttttttctttcgccactttttctccttcgtcatttgtctgttttacgcttgtttttttctgtctctttcccaaaaccctactcttcgccgactcctcctcaccgccctcttcatcgcctccctcctcaccagcCTCTTCATCgccttcttcgccgcctccctccacaccgccctcttcgcctcctccctcctcaccatcctcttcgctgcctccttcctcgccgccctcttcgtcgcctcaactttcgtcctcgccacctcctcctcgcggcctctactttcagccatcttcaccgcctcctcctcctcaagCCTCGACCTttctcgtcctcctcctcctcctactcctcgtcttcctctttctcctctCTCTGGGTTTGATAATTACTTAAAGTACATTGATTGATTGTTCCATCCATAGACTAGTCAGTTATCTTGAATGTGCTTTAGGTTAAATGGATCACAGATTTTCTCATGTTTCGAGTCTCGAATCCATGTTTACAGGTTTCATAGGGCTCTCATTCTGTGCACAGGCTTCTCAGTTTACCGTTTCCATAGCCCTTGTATTAGTAGTAAAATATTTGCCAATTTTTTTCCCTCAGATTCAGTATTTCTTCTTCACCAAACCTTTCTGCTTCATTTGATATTTTTGTTCAAATAATGTTTCTTGACCATTCTTTGAACACAGCAAGGaattttttatgcaattttgaagGGAGTCATTGATTTTGAATCAGATCCATGGCCGTTGATCTCAGACAGTGCCAAAGATCTCATAAGGAACATGCTATGTTCTAAACCTTCAGAACGCTTGACAGCCCATCAAGTACTATGTATGCTATTTGCCAATCACAAATTAACTAGTGTTTCTTATCGATACCTTAGTTCTATTATGAATATTTTTTTGTGGATTGTGGAGTATTATGAATACACAGCATGGCCTTAGTTTTCATTCTTTATACAGTGATTTTGTTGGCAACTTTTCGTATTAAAGCATTAGTGGGTCTGCTCTAGATTAAAAGATTTAATTGTCATATGCCAGTTGCCGCTAACCTTTCACTAAGCAACAGCAATAGTATGGCTCATGTGAATGTAttactaatttttaaattgaatatAATCCAGTCATCATATATTAATAAATTTGGGCATCTGAAACTTCTTCAGCATGCATAAACTagactttcttttttttcttcttgtgtttAGTCAcctttgtgtagttttcacttGACAAAAGGGCTACTCTACCTGTTTCTTGTGAGAATTAGGCATCAAAAGATTGGTAACTTTTGTCATCTGATATTCTGATTGGAGTTTTACATTTACATTTACAGAGTGCAGAACTGCAGATCTTAATTTCTTGTCTTGGTTTGAGTAGGAAAGTTTTAGTTTTGGAGTAAAAGTGTTAAAGGCTTATGCTTGCAAGAATCAAGACCTAGTTGATTAGTCTATGGATgttatctaataaattcaattatatTATACattcaaatttaagtaaaatGAGTGTTATCTTGGTTCTGTGCTTACTGTTTTTCTATGGTCAGGTCATCCTTGGATATGTGATCATGGAGTTGCTCCTGATCGAGCACTTGATCCGGCAGTTCTTTCTCGCCTCAAACAATTCTCTGCAATGAATAAGTTAAAGAAGATGGCTTTGCGAGTGAGTTCACAACCTAAAATTTTCGTGACCTTTATTATTGGGATGAAGTTTCTTGTTGATTCCCATAAAAGTTTGCTCTATTTTGCATTGCTAGATTATTCAAACTTTACTTTcacatttattaattaatttatttgatttaacaCTGCCACAACCCCTCTTTTATGATTAAGTACACTGGATGGATAGATATTCcaaaatttgaagaaaaaggaaTTAGATTATTCACAAgggcttttatttttattataaatatttCCATGGATGCTCTGTACAAGCCTAATAATTTTAGATTGTGAAATAATTTCTCTATTTTCTATCAGGTTATAGCGGAAAGCCTTTCGGAGGAAGAGATTGccggattaagagaaatgttcaAGGCAATGGACACAGACAACAGTGGGTCAATTACCTTTGATGAGCTTAAAGCAGGTTTCAGAAGATATGGTTCGACTTTAAAGGATACAGAGATTCGTGATCTTATGGAAGCAGTAAGACAATGCTACCTTGAAAGGAATAGCACAATTTGATAATTACTTAAAGTACATTGATTGATTGTTCCATCCATAGACTAGTCAGTTATCTTGAATGTGCTTTAGGTTAAATGGATCACACATTTTCTCATGTTTCGAGTCTCGAATCCATGTTTACAGGTTTCATATGACTCTCATTCTGTGCACAGGCTTCTCAGTTTACCGTTTCCATAGCCCTTGCATTAGTAGTAAAATATTTGCCAATTTTCTTCCCTCAGATTCAGTATTTCTTCTTCACCAAACCTTTCTGCTTCATTTGATATTTTTGTTCAAATAATGTTTCTTGaccattctttttctttttgaactTCTTCAGTGCAATTGTTCCATTCGAATAGAATTTACTTTTGAAGATCTAAACTTGTGCCCTCACTTTAATCCTCTTTTGGAGTTCATCTGAAATTATGGAGAGAACATCTTGAACTTTATAATGCTCGGTACATTCTATTTAAAGATACCTTTTGATATACGAAGACTATCGCTTGTAGATTAAAGAGAATCAAGTTTTGTGCTTCCTTTGACATGTTAAACTACTTTTAGGCAGATGTGGACAACAGCGGAACCATCGACTATGGTGAATTCATTGCTGCGACAGTACATCTTAACAAGCTAGAGCGCAAGGAACACTTGGCGGCGGCTTTTTCATACTTCGACAAGGATGGAAGTGGTTATATCACAGTTGACGAGCTTCAAGAAGCTTGCAAAGAGCATAATATGACTGATGCTTTTCTCGAAGACATCATTAAAGAAGTGGATCAGGATAATGTGAGTACTATATTACATGATCTACATGCAATTCTATAGAAATCTCATTCCTTATAAATTAACAGAAACCAAAATTAAGTATTCTTTTGTTCATCAGACCTTGCATGCTCCTACTTGATAAATTCTAGTCGCTAATTTTTCATGGCCCTGGCAACAAGCTTATAGTGAACATATGCTTCCAAATCTGGGTCTCAACACAAAAACTAACAGAAAGTGACTTGGTCTTTCAGGATGGTCGCATTGATTACGGTGAGTTTGTTGCTATGATGCAAAAGGGTACCATGGGATTGGGACTCGGTCGGCGGACAATGAGGAATAGTTTAAACAAAAGCATGAGGAATAGTTTAAACATAAGCATGAGGGATCACAAATACCGTTGCAGTTGAGTGTTGTTTCGTTCTTACTCGTCCTTGTAAATCGATACAATATGTCTCATTATTTACTTACATTTCTGTCTCTTCTCTTGCATGGGTTAGACAAAGGCCGATACTCCTACAAGTTCCACCGACTCTAAACCTGGGTAAGTTTCTTTTCTTATGCAGTGCTGTTTTTTGGCAattgattttttttggaaattgcaAAGGATTCCTCATGTTGAGTTGTTATTTTCTAAATTCATTTGTGGATTGGAAGAGACGTAGGACAGGGAGTTGTTACTCATTATAATCTTGGCCCAATCTGGAACATTGTATTTATAATAACATCCACTGTCTAGTGTTTCCATGTCCCTTTTCCTTGTTGAAACTTTTATCCAGCAGGGCGCTAGTATTTTCTAActcatataaacatttatttgttgaagctTCTGCTATTGTCAGAATTCTCGTTGATCAAAATCAATGGTATTTTGGTGCAAGTTACTCCAAGTATCTGTTGTCAGATTCATAAAGTGTTCTTATAatgttgaaagaaaaatttataatgtgGACGTAGGAAGTTTCAGAATATTTACTGAACTAGGGTGGAatctggaatttaattaaatgcatCATCATGTAGAGATGTTGATAAAGTGGACATGATTAGTCAGATCAGTAGAGCTTCTGGTGTGTACAATCGTTGTATATCATATCTTAATTTGCCAACTTTATACTTATAAAATGTAAGATGGAGTATGCGCCAAAGGATGAtatgtttgcttgtttgttgctTTAGGCTTGTGAAGGGCATAAAGATACTGTCGCTTTACATTTGATTTCATCATGCCAGAAGTTTTTATTGTATGAACATGGAACATTAAAGTCCTTGAATGGCTAAGCACGCCAATGAATATTAAATTCTACAACAATTTTTGCAGTGTGATTGGTCCAATTGTTTTTGGACACAACAAAAACAACTAATGATCAACTAATGCTCTTCACTCTTCAGTCCTtactaaaatgattaagatactctaaagttagatttcagcccgatgaagaatattctttgtgattgtacaatagtgcaagcaaagcaattaaatgtgctagttgttgtaagatttttactgaaaatgtgtgataatacatatagtttgtcaggagtaggtttatttgctaaaatcactcattttacaatttaacaacatttaggaagtgcatttctcggtgctctagcattatgtttaggcaaacttatggaattaatttctttttttttatctaacagaAGTGTCAAGTAATTATCTTTGCAaccttttattcttggactttcatttacaaagccggttagcaataaagctgatcaagtgtttaattcttttagtatttatttcttgattgaccataagttatgatgtaggttattgaggacatgtctatacaagtcaatgtacctactctagcaatggaagaggtaaaaatatcttttggagttgtcttttagtttatggtaaaaacagtttcgagtcactgaaatacaatggttttgcaggttgctccattggccgtctcagatgcggctatgcttgcccctgaggagatttttcatggaaaaagaaacatcaaagaagaggcagagttaacaaaagaagagaggaaaaggagacggccaaccagaaaagaagatttcgaagattgaaaggtatcctttattcgcttatatttatggttctgcttattttcatgcttgtctacaatctgtgcataatggtcaaaaaaattagtggcgaacttgtgacagacatgatccaccacttagaattacatagttcttgtgcacaggattgtataatttcattctgctctttttaggtgtcctcaagagtattgggaagaatgccaacaagctaaaaaaatgaagagactttaacaaattaaggagcactaggagctgcaatccctcctcttcaccgacatctaagtagaaaatcttgtgttatattgttctacctttgttttaatagtgttatcattttgttggttgcttatgaaattttgttggttgcttatgaaatttcttcagaatgttataaatattatttttgaatgttagaaaattgtatattaaattttattttgaaatttaatattttgaatgatttataatattggaaaattgtgtattaattttttttttattttttttctaaaaaagacaacggtttttcaccgttgtcgtagatagtttaaaactgttgttgaagaccctgttattaaaggtagacgctcaaagacaacggtgaaaaactgttgtctttgaaggaaaagataacagtttttcaccgttgtaaaaaatgttgtctttgccttcaaagacaacggttaaaaactgttgtcttttgccaccccttttaacaacacgacctttaacaacagttcaaaatggcctacgacaacggtgaaaaaccgttgttgtttgacttttttcttgtagtgagccccagcatgaggcaggcagctcagtgcctctaGACCTTAtggaggtagtggctcagttacagaagcaactagctgaacagcagcaggagatagccactttaagggctaatcaacagaacactcccactgtcactccagaacctaatttagcaaccccagtaatgatagaggttccaccagtccaacctgcaacaccagtagccccagcagcaggggaaatgagggaagcctatctgatccagtggcagaagatcaagccagagaatttctcaggcaccagtgaaccatgggatgctcaagcttggttcaaaacattggagagtacgatggagcttctggactggccagaatatgagaaggtgaaatgcgcctctttctgtctgacaggagatgcacatatgtggtgggagaaaattaaagcgaagcgcccagtgaatcagatgacatgggttgacttcgagagggaattcttcgaggagtttttcCACATGCCGGTCACataccgccactacgacgagttcactgaatttcgtcagggtaacctttcagttgaggaggccatgatgaaattcaacagactggctcgtctatgccctgaactagtcagcactgaaagagaacgagtccggctgatgctcaagatgttaaggccggaaatagcaatgaatgtggccagcggtgtccgtaggccgcaaactatagaagaactagtgagcagtgctctgaccactgagcattatcagaacaacatcaaacagcagaagcaagtcctctccgagtccaaaggccaaggaggcttagGTACTcaaaaacaccagggccacagctcccacggctctaactggaaagggaccTCCAGccacaaacgcaaaccagggagttacccaaaaggaggactagCTAGTAAAtagcccagctatcccaagtgttccacttgtggaaagtttcacccaggagtttgtcgcaagggcacacggggatgcttcgaatgtggacaagaggggcatatggctaagcaatgcccaaacaagaccagttttcctccaccacagccaattcagtacgaagtcaagccagcccagttgcaccagatgcaggccgttttagatggtccacacatcagtcaaggcagactagaagccccctcagccacaacgaacgcaaggatctattcactcaccagagaggatgtagcgaatgcctcgacagttgttacaggtcagattagtattttacagcaaagtgcaactgtcttattcgatactggggcaacccattcttatatatccagggtatTCGCtgaaaagttagcagtacccccagaggtattcagtagtcagtttctgacaacactaccttcgggagaaattatggcatctacgcactggcttagagcagtgccagtcattatagcagacagagagcttttttggcgatctgatagtgctagatatggccgactacgatgtcatcatgggaatggactttctgatcaagtacggcgcctctatagagtgccgtaaacagagaattgtattccaacccgaagcaggagtgcagtttagGTTCGTTGGAGAATCAAAGAGAAAGgacaagaagtttctctcagctctgaaagcacagaaactattggattcaggatatAGGGGATTCTTAGCACATATAGTCAGTACCAGACAAGACAAGGACCGAAaactagaggaggtccgagtcgtatgtgactacccagcagtctttcctgaggagttaccaggcctagcaccagatagggagatataatttgagatagaacttattcctggtacaaatcccatctccaaagcaccctaccgcatggctccagcagaactgaaggaacttcatgagcaactacaggagctgcacgacaagggcttcatacgctctagtcactcaccatggggagcacctgtactgttcgtgaagaataaggacgggagcatgcgcctgtgtatagattacagagcactaaaccaagtcacgattaagaacagctatcctcttcccagaatagatgacctgttcgatcagctaaagggagcagcagtgttctctaaaatagatctcagatcaggatatcaccaggttagtaaagaaggtgatatacctaagacagccttcaggactagatacggacattatgagttcgtagtcatgccctttggtgtgacaaatgctccagctactttcatggacctcatgaacagagtattcagagaatacatagataagttcgttatcgtattcatcgatgacatccttatctattccagaactc from Zingiber officinale cultivar Zhangliang chromosome 6B, Zo_v1.1, whole genome shotgun sequence carries:
- the LOC121990922 gene encoding calcium-dependent protein kinase 5-like, with protein sequence MLCSKPSERLTAHQVLCHPWICDHGVAPDRALDPAVLSRLKQFSAMNKLKKMALRVIAESLSEEEIAGLREMFKAMDTDNSGSITFDELKAGFRRYGSTLKDTEIRDLMEAADVDNSGTIDYGEFIAATVHLNKLERKEHLAAAFSYFDKDGSGYITVDELQEACKEHNMTDAFLEDIIKEVDQDNDGRIDYGEFVAMMQKGTMGLGLGRRTMRNSLNKSMRNSLNISMRDHKYRCS